From one Humulus lupulus chromosome 8, drHumLupu1.1, whole genome shotgun sequence genomic stretch:
- the LOC133794415 gene encoding polyphenol oxidase, chloroplastic-like: MASFTPPVPITSTTTSFLSPSSFSLNKSYSSHLIPNYHRKSFACNNATNDHDHQQSHNLRDQPHNKAHPKFDRRNVLIGLGGLYGTTLTGLSSNPSAFADPIAPPDLSKCGPADFPEGVTPTNCCPPVSPKIIDFKPPPVSRLRTRPAAHAVDDAYIAKYNRAIQLMKALPDSDPRSFSQQADVHCAYCDNSYDQVGFPDLELQVHNSWLFFPFHRYYLYFYERILGKLIGDPTFALPFWNWDSPPGMQLPTFYANVNSSLYDPLRDRFHQPPTLIDLDYSPADAGVPTTGREEQLSINLNIMYREMVANGKNAQLFLGAPYRAGDEADPGPGSLEVIPHGSVHLWTGDSTQPNFENMGNFYSAARDPIFFAHHSNIDRLWSVWKTLGGKRRDFTDPDWLNAGFLFYDENAQLVRVKIRDCLDTRKLGYVYQNVDNPWLKAKPTPRREKSTKVASNRGGAFGAALAAEQKRNQTTSTANFPITLDKVISTVVSRPNKNKRSKKEKEDKEEVLVIEGIEFDGNSALKFDVYVNDEDEKSPSGPGVSEFAGSFVNVPHKHMGEKKIKTILRLGITDLLEDLDAEDDDTVVVTLVPKVGLATVSGIKIEFLS, encoded by the coding sequence ATGGCTTCTTTTACCCCTCCAGTTCCAATCACCAGCACCACTACTTCTTTCCTCTCTCCCAGCTCATTCTCTCTTAACAAATCATATAGTTCCCACCTAATCCCCAATTACCACAGAAAAAGCTTTGCATGCAATAATGCCACGAACGACCATGACCACCAACAAAGTCATAACCTTAGAGATCAGCCTCATAACAAAGCGCATCCTAAGTTTGATAGGAGAAACGTGCTCATTGGGCTAGGAGGTCTATACGGCACCACCTTGACAGGGCTCAGCTCTAATCCCTCGGCCTTTGCCGATCCAATTGCGCCACCAGACTTATCTAAATGTGGGCCGGCAGACTTCCCGGAAGGCGTGACACCAACCAATTGCTGTCCGCCAGTATCTCCAAAGATCATTGACTTCAAGCCACCTCCGGTGAGCAGATTGCGCACTAGGCCAGCGGCTCATGCCGTCGACGATGCTTATATTGCCAAGTACAACAGAGCCATCCAGCTCATGAAAGCTCTGCCGGACAGCGACCCCCGTAGCTTCTCACAACAAGCCGATGTTCACTGCGCCTATTGTGACAACTCCTACGACCAAGTTGGGTTCCCAGACTTGGAACTCCAAGTTCACAACTCTtggcttttctttccctttcacCGTTATTACTTGTACTTTTATGAGAGAATACTAGGCAAACTTATAGGTGACCCGACTTTTGCTTTGCCTTTCTGGAATTGGGACTCCCCTCCCGGCATGCAGTTGCCGACGTTTTATGCAAATGTCAACTCGTCTCTTTATGATCCGCTCCGGGACCGTTTCCACCAGCCACCGACACTTATTGACCTTGACTACAGCCCTGCAGATGCCGGTGTTCCCACGACTGGTAGAGAAGAACAGTTATCGATCAATCTCAATATTATGTACAGAGAGATGGTGGCAAACGGCAAAAATGCGCAGCTGTTTCTCGGTGCGCCTTATAGGGCCGGAGACGAGGCCGATCCTGGACCGGGTTCACTGGAAGTCATTCCTCATGGATCGGTCCACCTGTGGACCGGTGATAGCACCCAGCCCAACTTCGAGAACATGGGAAACTTCTACTCGGCTGCTCGTGATCCAATATTTTTTGCCCACCACTCGAACATTGACCGATTGTGGAGTGTGTGGAAAACCCTTGGAGGAAAAAGAAGAGATTTCACTGACCCGGATTGGCTCAACGCCGGGTTTTTGTTCTACGACGAGAATGCCCAGCTAGTTCGGGTCAAGATCCGAGACTGCCTCGACACGAGAAAGCTCGGGTACGTCTACCAGAATGTTGACAATCCCTGGCTTAAGGCAAAGCCGACGCCACGTCGAGAAAAATCAACCAAAGTGGCAAGCAATAGAGGTGGAGCTTTCGGAGCAGCTCTTGCGGCGGAGCAGAAGAGGAATCAGACAACCTCGACCGCTAATTTTCCGATCACGTTAGATAAGGTGATAAGTACTGTTGTAAGTAGACCAAATAAGAATAAGAGgagcaagaaagaaaaggaagacaAGGAGGAGGTGTTGGTGATTGAAGGTATTGAGTTTGACGGCAATTCCGCGTTGAAGTTCGATGTGTACGTGAACGATGAGGATGAGAAGTCGCCGAGTGGACCTGGGGTGTCTGAGTTTGCGGGGAGTTTTGTTAACGTGCCGCACAAGCATATGGGTGAGAAGAAGATTAAGACTATTCTGAGGTTGGGAATAACGGACTTGCTTGAGGATTTGGATGCTGAAGATGATGACACCGTTGTCGTGACTTTGGTGCCTAAGGTCGGACTTGCCACCGTTTCTGGaatcaaaattgagtttttgtCTTGA